The segment GGAGGCCTTAACAGTATCACAAGTCCTCTCTTGATGATCTTTATCCTGATTATGATGGGATATGCTGTGATTAAAGTGTTTTTTGCCAATTTAAAGCGCGGCGGTATCCTGTTAATCCAGATCGCAGTGGGAAGCCTTTATATGTTCAGTGTACCGAGAGGGTATATTGACGGGTTTGTCAGCTGGTGCAAGCAGGTCATTGGGCTGTGTCTGACGACTTTCCTGCAGGCAACAGTATTGATTGCGGGCCTGATGGTAGTAAAGGATCATGCTCTTTTAGGGCTGGGACTCATGCTATCTGCCGGGGAAATCCCCAGGATTGCCGGACAGTTCGGACTGGATACAGGAACCAGAGCCAATGTGATGGGAGCGGTCTATGCGGCACAGGGAGCGGTTAACCTGACGCGTACTGTCGTACAGACCGTAGCAAAATAAGAAAGCGGGTGGAATATGGCAGAGAAAAAACTGGTATATATTGCATCTCCTTATGCGGGGGATATTGTGGAGAATATCAAAACGGCGCAGGAAGCCTGCCGGTATGCTGTGGAACAGGGGGCAGTCCCCATAGCGGTGCATCTGATGTATCCGCAGTTTTTGGATGACGGCTCCCCGAAAGACCGGGAAGTCGGACTTCAAATGGGGCTTCGGATATTAGGTGTCTGTGATGAACTGTGGTTGTGCGGGGACCGCATCTCTTCCGGCATGCAGAAAGAGCTGGAAGCGGCGGAAAGGCTTTCCATCCCGGTAAGAAGAGTCAGTGGCCAGGAACTTGCAGACTCTTTGGCACAGGAAGCCGGGCAGGCGTTTGTCGGCATGGGGATGAGCCATTGCTGACGCTTGGGAGCCTGTTTGACGGGATCGGCGGCTTTCCCCTTGCCGGCATCCATAACGGCATTACGCCGCTTTGGGCCAGTGAAATTGAACCATTTCCCATCCAGGTAACGAAACTCCGATTTCCGGATATGGAACATGTGGGGGATATCACAAAGCTGGATGGCGGGAAGCTGCCGCCGGTGGATGTAATCTGCGGGGGAAGCCCCTGTCAGGATCTGTCCGTTGCAGGACAGAGACGAGGCCTTGCGGGGAAACGCTCCGGCTTGTTTATGGATCAGGTACGCATTGTAAAGGAGATGAGAGAAGCAGATGCCGAACGAGGAATACCAGATTACCTTAGCAGACCTCGATACCTCGTTTGGGAAAATGTACCGGGAGCCTTCAGCTCTTCAGACGGCGAGGACTTCCGGGCGGTCATCGAGGAAATCGTCCGTATTAAGAAGGGTTCCTGTCATGTGCCTCGACCTGACACCGGGCGCTGGGAATCTGCTGGGGCTGCCATTTTGGGAACTGAATTCAGCTTGGCTTGGCGAGTATTGGACGCTCAATACTGGGGAGTCGCCCAGCGTCGCCGTCGTATCTTCCTTGTCGCGGATTTTGGAGGCCTCACCGCACCCCAGATATTATTTAAGCAGGACCGCCTGCTTAGGGATTCTGCGAAGGGCAAAGGCGAGAGGAAAGAATCTGCCGCCTCAATTAAAAACGGCGCTGATGATCCAGGCGGGGGTAACAGAGACATAACAGAAGAAGAAAATTGCCTGTGCTTGAATGATCAAGGAGGCAGCCGGATGCATATGACGGAGGATGTGTCAGGGACGTTGCGGGCGCAGGAACAAGGGCACCAGCCCCTTATCTTGGCAAACCAGCAGAGCCGGGCTTATATTGGAGAAGGGGTCTGTCCTACCATTACAGCAGCGGCCGGAACCAGCGGGAATAATCAGCCGGTGCTGTTTGAGAATCATGGGATTGATGCCCGCTATACCGGACCCCACGAAGTAGCGCCGACTATGTCCGCCCGGTATGGGACCGGAGGAAACAATGTTCCTCTGGTGGCCGAAGAACCGGAGAGCTATTGCATTTCAGGAAATATTATTGACAGACAGGAAAAAAACGGAGGGAACGGCTTCGGCTGTCAATCGGATCTCAGCTACACGTTGACAGCTACGGACCGGCATGCGGTGTTCAGCCGGCAGCGGAGCGATGAGTTTATGGAAAATGAGGTAACGGCAACACAGAGTGCAAGACAGCACAAGGATGCAACGGATCTTGTGTGCCAGCCGGAGGTGTTCGGACA is part of the Clostridium sp. M62/1 genome and harbors:
- a CDS encoding DUF4406 domain-containing protein, whose amino-acid sequence is MAEKKLVYIASPYAGDIVENIKTAQEACRYAVEQGAVPIAVHLMYPQFLDDGSPKDREVGLQMGLRILGVCDELWLCGDRISSGMQKELEAAERLSIPVRRVSGQELADSLAQEAGQAFVGMGMSHC
- a CDS encoding DNA cytosine methyltransferase — translated: MLTLGSLFDGIGGFPLAGIHNGITPLWASEIEPFPIQVTKLRFPDMEHVGDITKLDGGKLPPVDVICGGSPCQDLSVAGQRRGLAGKRSGLFMDQVRIVKEMREADAERGIPDYLSRPRYLVWENVPGAFSSSDGEDFRAVIEEIVRIKKGSCHVPRPDTGRWESAGAAILGTEFSLAWRVLDAQYWGVAQRRRRIFLVADFGGLTAPQILFKQDRLLRDSAKGKGERKESAASIKNGADDPGGGNRDITEEENCLCLNDQGGSRMHMTEDVSGTLRAQEQGHQPLILANQQSRAYIGEGVCPTITAAAGTSGNNQPVLFENHGIDARYTGPHEVAPTMSARYGTGGNNVPLVAEEPESYCISGNIIDRQEKNGGNGFGCQSDLSYTLTATDRHAVFSRQRSDEFMENEVTATQSARQHKDATDLVCQPEVFGQSQYGAYAKGCATIRASGGDHGGGSENLVAVTSCQTVSNRLIRRLTPLECERLQGFPDGWTDIPGASDSARYKALGNSVAIPCVDFVLRGIAYFLQKRGEKQ